A portion of the Adhaeribacter radiodurans genome contains these proteins:
- the frr gene encoding ribosome recycling factor: MEEEIQFYISEAEESMAKALQHTGIELSKIRAGKASPAMIEDLRVDYYGTSTPISQVANISTPDTRTLLIKPWEKNMLGEINKTIKNSDLGLNPLQEADAVRLNIPALTEQRRRDLVKQAKSEGESGKVRVRNIRKDVNDSLRKLLKEGAAEDSIKDAEAKVQKLTDSYIVKVDDLLSKKETEIMTI, encoded by the coding sequence ATGGAAGAAGAAATTCAGTTTTATATCAGCGAAGCAGAAGAATCTATGGCGAAAGCCTTGCAGCATACCGGCATTGAATTAAGTAAAATTCGGGCAGGCAAAGCTTCTCCGGCCATGATTGAAGATTTGCGGGTAGATTATTACGGCACCTCTACTCCTATTTCGCAGGTTGCTAACATTAGTACGCCAGATACGCGTACATTGCTAATTAAGCCTTGGGAGAAGAATATGCTGGGTGAAATTAACAAAACTATAAAAAACAGCGATTTGGGCCTTAACCCTTTACAGGAAGCGGACGCTGTTCGTTTAAATATTCCGGCTTTAACCGAACAACGCCGCCGGGATTTAGTAAAACAAGCTAAAAGCGAAGGCGAAAGTGGTAAAGTAAGAGTACGGAATATTCGCAAGGATGTAAACGATTCGCTGCGTAAACTCTTGAAAGAAGGTGCTGCCGAAGATTCTATCAAAGATGCCGAAGCCAAAGTGCAAAAATTAACAGATTCTTATATTGTTAAGGTAGATGATTTACTAAGCAAGAAAGAAACAGAAATAATGACTATCTGA
- a CDS encoding alpha amylase C-terminal domain-containing protein, with protein sequence MEEIDNTPQLIKDDGWLSPYEPEIIARQERYAQTLQKIQNQHESLHQFADRHKYLGINYDAKSEGWWYREWAPAASQLYLTGDFNDWNRASHPLQKNEQGIWEIFLPDQEYKGRFGHETKVKVHVVAANGNLDRIPPYIRRAVQDPVSYDFAGQVWLPEDPFVWTDDAFATTNITEPVIYECHPGMALEKEEVGTFREFADQILPRIQRDGYNCIQLMAVMEHPYYGSFGYHVSNFFCPSSRFGTPEDLKYLVNESHNLGVAVIMDVVHSHAVKNIAEGLAFFDGSGDQYFYPGAQGFHPAWDSRVFNYGKPEVQQFLLSNVKYWLEEFHFDGFRFDGVTSMLYQHHGEGVAFDNYNKYFREGVDDAAILYLQLATSLVQEVKPGAICIAEDMSGMPGLCRTITDGGIGFDYRLAMGIPDYWIKLLKHSRDEDWDIYEMWGVLTNRRYREKTIAYAESHDQALVGDKTLAFWLMDKEMYFHMSVDDPNLIIDRGIALHKLIRLITISLGGEGYLTFIGNEFGHPEWVDFPREGNNWSHKHARRQWSLIDNPNLKYKFMGNFDQAMVKTILKYHVLAAPQGQQLNMDSANNIIVFERANLIFVFNFNTQNSLFGYTFTVPQAGTYQLILNSDDSEFGGFNRIDPSVKYFTYEEEKTAKLRIYTPNRTALVFKLQDD encoded by the coding sequence ATGGAAGAAATAGATAACACTCCTCAGTTAATTAAAGATGATGGTTGGCTAAGCCCGTACGAACCAGAAATAATAGCCCGCCAGGAGCGGTATGCTCAAACATTACAAAAAATTCAGAACCAGCACGAATCACTTCATCAATTTGCCGATCGGCACAAATACTTAGGTATTAATTACGATGCAAAGAGTGAAGGATGGTGGTATCGGGAGTGGGCACCGGCAGCTAGTCAACTTTATTTAACTGGCGATTTTAATGATTGGAATCGGGCTAGTCATCCTCTACAGAAAAATGAACAGGGAATTTGGGAAATATTTTTACCTGATCAAGAATATAAAGGTAGGTTTGGTCATGAAACAAAAGTAAAAGTACATGTGGTAGCGGCCAATGGTAATCTGGATCGCATCCCCCCTTATATTCGGCGGGCTGTGCAAGATCCGGTTAGTTATGATTTTGCGGGTCAGGTTTGGTTACCGGAAGATCCATTTGTCTGGACTGATGATGCTTTCGCCACTACCAATATTACCGAACCCGTAATTTATGAATGCCATCCGGGAATGGCTCTGGAGAAAGAAGAAGTAGGCACTTTCCGCGAATTTGCTGATCAAATTTTGCCCCGTATCCAGCGTGATGGCTATAATTGCATCCAGCTTATGGCTGTAATGGAACATCCGTATTACGGCTCTTTTGGTTATCATGTCTCTAATTTCTTTTGTCCTTCGTCGCGGTTTGGTACGCCCGAAGATTTAAAATACCTCGTGAACGAATCCCATAACTTGGGGGTAGCTGTGATTATGGATGTGGTACATTCGCACGCGGTAAAAAATATTGCGGAGGGTTTAGCCTTTTTTGATGGTTCCGGCGATCAGTATTTTTATCCCGGCGCACAGGGTTTCCATCCAGCCTGGGATTCGCGGGTATTTAATTACGGAAAACCAGAAGTGCAGCAGTTCTTACTTTCAAATGTTAAATATTGGCTGGAGGAATTTCATTTTGATGGTTTCCGGTTCGACGGAGTAACTTCTATGTTGTACCAACATCATGGCGAAGGAGTAGCATTTGATAATTATAATAAATATTTCCGGGAAGGAGTAGATGATGCTGCAATTTTGTACCTGCAACTAGCTACATCCTTAGTACAAGAGGTAAAACCTGGCGCCATTTGCATTGCCGAAGACATGAGCGGCATGCCTGGCCTTTGCCGCACTATAACCGACGGGGGTATTGGTTTCGATTACCGCTTAGCCATGGGTATTCCCGATTACTGGATTAAACTTCTGAAACATAGCCGCGATGAAGACTGGGATATTTATGAAATGTGGGGAGTACTTACCAACCGCCGCTACCGGGAAAAAACAATTGCTTACGCCGAATCGCACGACCAAGCCCTAGTAGGAGATAAAACTTTGGCTTTCTGGCTCATGGACAAGGAAATGTATTTTCATATGAGTGTCGATGATCCTAATTTAATTATTGATCGGGGTATAGCGCTGCACAAACTTATCCGACTTATTACCATTTCTTTGGGAGGCGAAGGTTATTTAACCTTTATTGGTAATGAATTCGGGCATCCAGAGTGGGTTGATTTTCCAAGGGAAGGCAATAACTGGAGCCATAAACATGCCCGTCGGCAATGGTCTCTGATTGATAACCCAAATTTAAAATATAAATTTATGGGCAATTTTGATCAGGCAATGGTTAAAACTATTTTGAAATACCATGTTTTAGCTGCTCCTCAAGGGCAACAACTTAACATGGATTCTGCCAATAACATTATTGTTTTTGAACGGGCTAATCTAATCTTCGTCTTTAATTTCAACACCCAAAATTCACTATTCGGCTATACTTTTACGGTTCCGCAAGCCGGTACATACCAGTTGATTTTAAATTCAGACGATTCAGAGTTTGGTGGATTTAACCGTATTGATCCAAGCGTAAAGTATTTTACCTACGAAGAAGAAAAAACAGCGAAACTTCGTATTTATACTCCTAACCGTACGGCCTTGGTCTTTAAGTTACAAGATGACTGA
- a CDS encoding gluconate 2-dehydrogenase subunit 3 family protein encodes MDRREAMLRVAALMGSAVSAPLLSGLMYSCQSKTSNNQDTDTKTTTVVSDKHKAMIEEITELIIPKTSTPGAKEAKVPEYVLIMLADCYPQQEQQRFFKGLDTLDERAKQAYGTEFVDCKPDQQVALLQKEEELAMAEQKEQRKIKAQAKTREEREKQDDPPFFSMMKEMTIVGYFTSEAGATKATAYVQVPGRFEACTDLQPGQKVWAT; translated from the coding sequence ATGGACAGAAGAGAAGCCATGTTGAGAGTGGCTGCCTTAATGGGCAGTGCAGTCTCTGCTCCCCTCCTATCAGGCCTAATGTACAGTTGCCAAAGCAAAACCAGCAACAACCAAGACACTGATACTAAAACCACCACAGTAGTCTCGGACAAACACAAGGCCATGATTGAGGAAATCACGGAATTAATTATTCCTAAAACAAGTACGCCGGGTGCTAAAGAAGCCAAAGTACCCGAGTATGTATTAATTATGCTCGCTGATTGCTATCCGCAGCAGGAACAGCAGCGCTTCTTTAAGGGATTAGATACCTTAGATGAACGCGCCAAGCAAGCCTACGGTACCGAGTTTGTAGATTGCAAACCCGACCAGCAAGTAGCCTTATTGCAGAAAGAAGAAGAATTGGCCATGGCGGAACAGAAGGAACAAAGAAAAATTAAGGCTCAAGCAAAAACTCGCGAAGAAAGAGAAAAACAAGATGATCCTCCTTTCTTTTCAATGATGAAGGAAATGACGATTGTCGGTTATTTTACTTCGGAAGCTGGTGCAACAAAAGCTACTGCTTACGTGCAAGTTCCTGGACGTTTTGAAGCTTGTACGGACTTACAACCCGGCCAAAAAGTTTGGGCTACTTAA
- a CDS encoding GMC oxidoreductase, translating to MNINGKAKDQNTYDAIVIGSGISGGWAAKELTEKGLKVIMLERGRNVEHIKDYTTAMKHPWEFTHRGKITLAQKETHPYLSRDYPYNETNESFWINDNDAPYSEKKRFDWYRGNIVGGKSIMWGRQSYRLADLDFEANAKQGIAVDWPIRYKDIAPWYDYVEKFAGISGAKENIPHLPDGEFLPPMELNCVEKEVKKHIESKFKGRHLTIGRVANLTQPHNGRANCQYRNLCSRGCPYGAYFSTQSSTLPAAVKTGNLTLRPHALVTNIIYDEKLGKATGVSIIDTETNATVDYFAKIIFVNGSTLGSTFVLLNSTSSRFPNGLGNSSGQLGHNLMDHHFRIGAGGEMDGFDDKYYYGRRANGIYIPRFRNLGDEKRDYIRGFGYQGGASRDSWMRGVAEMGIGANFKEEITKPGKWKMNLTGFGECLPYYENQVTLNKDRKDKWGLPTLDIDAEFKDNEMKMRKDMMNDAAEMLDAAGLKNVTTYDNGSYPGMAIHEMGTARMGRDPKTSVLNAFNQLHEVKNVFVTDGACMTSAACQNPSLTYMALTARAADYAVSELKKGNIA from the coding sequence ATGAATATAAACGGTAAAGCTAAAGATCAAAATACCTACGATGCTATTGTAATTGGTTCGGGCATTAGCGGTGGTTGGGCAGCAAAAGAACTCACCGAAAAAGGCCTTAAAGTAATTATGCTGGAAAGAGGGCGCAATGTGGAGCACATAAAAGATTATACTACGGCCATGAAACACCCATGGGAATTTACGCACCGGGGAAAAATTACTTTAGCTCAAAAAGAAACGCACCCGTACCTGAGCCGCGATTATCCTTACAACGAAACCAACGAAAGTTTCTGGATAAACGATAATGACGCTCCTTATAGTGAAAAAAAACGTTTTGACTGGTATCGGGGCAATATTGTAGGCGGAAAATCTATTATGTGGGGCCGTCAATCGTACCGTTTGGCTGATCTTGATTTTGAGGCAAATGCCAAACAAGGTATTGCAGTAGACTGGCCCATCCGATACAAAGATATAGCGCCGTGGTACGACTACGTAGAAAAATTTGCGGGTATTAGCGGGGCAAAAGAAAATATTCCTCACCTTCCTGATGGCGAATTTCTGCCTCCTATGGAATTAAACTGCGTAGAAAAGGAAGTAAAAAAGCATATTGAATCAAAATTTAAAGGTCGTCATTTAACTATTGGGCGGGTTGCTAATTTAACACAACCGCATAATGGCCGCGCGAATTGCCAATACCGCAATTTATGCAGCCGCGGTTGCCCGTATGGTGCCTACTTCAGCACACAATCTTCTACGTTGCCGGCTGCCGTGAAAACTGGAAACCTTACTTTACGCCCGCACGCGTTAGTAACCAATATTATTTACGACGAAAAATTAGGCAAAGCTACCGGCGTCAGTATTATTGATACTGAAACAAATGCTACTGTCGACTACTTTGCTAAAATTATATTCGTAAATGGTTCTACGTTGGGTAGCACCTTTGTTCTTTTAAATTCTACATCCAGTCGTTTTCCTAATGGCTTGGGCAACTCAAGTGGTCAATTAGGCCATAATCTCATGGACCACCACTTCCGCATTGGTGCCGGTGGAGAAATGGATGGCTTTGATGACAAATATTATTATGGCCGTAGGGCAAATGGTATTTACATTCCTCGATTCCGGAATTTAGGAGATGAAAAACGCGATTATATCCGGGGATTTGGCTACCAAGGTGGAGCCAGCCGTGATAGTTGGATGCGGGGAGTAGCTGAAATGGGCATTGGCGCTAACTTTAAGGAAGAAATTACTAAACCAGGTAAATGGAAAATGAATTTAACCGGCTTTGGTGAGTGCTTGCCTTACTACGAAAATCAGGTAACTTTAAATAAAGACCGCAAAGATAAGTGGGGGTTGCCTACTTTAGATATTGATGCTGAATTTAAAGATAATGAGATGAAAATGCGGAAAGACATGATGAACGATGCTGCCGAAATGTTAGACGCTGCAGGTTTAAAGAATGTCACTACGTATGATAATGGTTCTTATCCAGGTATGGCAATTCACGAAATGGGTACTGCCCGTATGGGTCGTGATCCTAAAACATCGGTACTAAATGCTTTTAATCAATTACATGAGGTAAAAAATGTTTTTGTAACCGATGGTGCCTGCATGACTTCTGCAGCTTGTCAAAATCCATCTTTAACGTATATGGCCTTAACTGCCCGCGCAGCAGATTATGCCGTTTCTGAGTTAAAGAAAGGCAATATTGCTTGA
- a CDS encoding glycosyltransferase translates to MKKLKVLMLGWEFPPIVSGGLGTACYGISKSLADKVDLTLILPKSDPDFILQNVNLTGLNNIDIQNIKAEFVKPDYSTFGDVMYVPSTITPYQTEEDLPAEISSVVQNTEPEEATTTAVKQAYHPVAITEPVEELNVFGQTSLENMDANSAVIQYARYATRLASQKDFDLIYAHDWMTFLAGVELKLVSGKPLVVHVHSLSYDRAGKDSQGWIYELEKQALEKADFIIPVSEYTAKIIQNEYGVSGERIQPVYNGIEPTLKQRKEKASDEDKIVLFLGRVTEQKGASYFLDIASKVLEKNKDVQFVMAGTGNQLQDLIASDQYLQLDNKFEFTGYLDREKVENLLAIADVYCMPSVSEPFGLSAIEAAQFGVPAVISNQSGVGEVLHSALKADYDDTDTMAAHIISLLEDEELRAKVIADSYQDIEQLTWENATEEILQIFEKVVE, encoded by the coding sequence ATGAAAAAGCTAAAGGTATTAATGTTAGGTTGGGAGTTTCCACCCATTGTTTCTGGAGGGTTAGGTACTGCTTGTTACGGTATCTCTAAGTCTCTCGCCGACAAGGTAGATCTTACCCTGATTCTGCCTAAATCCGATCCGGATTTTATTTTGCAGAATGTTAATTTAACTGGCTTGAACAATATTGATATTCAAAACATTAAAGCTGAGTTTGTTAAACCTGATTATTCTACTTTTGGCGATGTAATGTATGTGCCCTCTACTATTACGCCGTATCAAACAGAAGAAGATTTACCAGCAGAGATTTCTTCTGTTGTGCAAAATACCGAGCCGGAAGAAGCAACCACCACGGCGGTAAAACAAGCTTACCATCCGGTAGCTATCACTGAGCCAGTAGAGGAGCTAAATGTATTTGGCCAAACTAGCCTGGAAAATATGGACGCAAATTCGGCTGTTATCCAATATGCCCGTTATGCCACTCGGTTGGCCTCGCAGAAAGATTTCGATTTGATTTATGCGCACGATTGGATGACTTTTTTAGCGGGTGTGGAGTTAAAATTAGTAAGTGGTAAACCTTTAGTGGTACATGTGCACTCGCTGAGTTACGACCGGGCTGGTAAAGATAGCCAGGGTTGGATTTACGAATTAGAAAAGCAAGCCTTAGAAAAAGCTGATTTTATTATTCCGGTAAGTGAGTATACGGCTAAAATAATTCAAAATGAATACGGTGTTTCGGGCGAACGCATTCAGCCGGTGTACAATGGAATTGAACCAACGCTGAAACAGCGAAAAGAAAAAGCTTCCGACGAAGATAAAATTGTGTTGTTCCTGGGGCGCGTAACAGAGCAAAAAGGAGCTTCTTATTTCCTGGATATTGCCTCGAAAGTTTTAGAGAAAAACAAAGATGTGCAATTTGTAATGGCGGGTACCGGTAATCAATTGCAAGATCTTATTGCCTCTGATCAGTATTTGCAGTTAGATAATAAGTTTGAGTTTACCGGTTACCTGGACCGTGAAAAAGTAGAGAACCTGCTAGCAATAGCGGATGTGTATTGCATGCCGTCTGTTTCAGAACCTTTTGGCTTATCTGCAATTGAGGCCGCTCAATTTGGAGTTCCTGCTGTAATTTCTAATCAATCGGGGGTAGGTGAAGTACTGCATAGTGCTTTAAAAGCCGATTATGATGATACTGATACCATGGCAGCGCACATTATTTCCTTACTCGAAGACGAAGAATTAAGAGCTAAAGTAATAGCAGATTCTTACCAGGATATTGAACAACTTACCTGGGAAAATGCAACCGAAGAAATTCTTCAGATTTTTGAAAAAGTTGTAGAATAA
- a CDS encoding glycoside hydrolase family 31 protein produces MENAVQEGNYMINDLANRKGELFPGTIIDCQYKNNNFYFYCDNNVILHIKAITDKVIRFRYAVDGDFEKDFSYAVAETYQPEKPTLEFKEKTDHYRITTNRIIITIWKENLSVRILDKSGTVLIEDERGFHWEYNRETGNNIVKISKKVQSGEHYYGLGDKSSNMNLRGRRVENWGSDTYGYGKNTDPLYKNIPFYIGLHQKIAYGMFFDNSFRSFFDFAAERSNVTSYWAHGGELNYYFIYGPKLVEVTEQYTCLTGKPELPPLWVLGYHQCKWSYYPEEKVKEIAAGFRDRQIPCDALYLDIDYMEGFRCFTWSKEYFPNPKRMLQELAQEGFKTVVIIDPGIKIDKDYWVYQEGIENDYFCHRADGPLMKGSVWPGLCNFPDFTRPDVREWWADLFKGLLEVGVKGVWNDMNEPAVFEQGTFPDDVRFDYDGHPCSHKKAHNIYGMQMARATYMGVKKYAYPNRPFTITRSGYSGVQRFASTWTGDNIASWEHMWLANIQCQRLSISGYSFAGSDIGGFIETPSGELYIRWLALGVFHPFCRTHSSGDHGDQEPWSFGEENTALAKKFIQLRYQFMPYMYTTFWQYVTKGTPMLKPLVYLDQYDSETYLRMAEFGLGDNLLVCPITQPEADGRWLYLPRGNWYYYWTDELVAGGKEIWANAGLDRIPLYVQAGAVIPMFPVLQYVGEKEIEELTLHVYHKNGAHESTLFEDAGEGYGYETGNCMVKKFATIGTSSSLSLQQTTTGTFLATYQTYKIIVHGLPFEITSVELDDQSIEISQIIKEEDSNIQIIYTNADFRTLTLK; encoded by the coding sequence ATGGAAAATGCCGTCCAAGAAGGTAACTATATGATAAATGACCTGGCAAACAGAAAAGGAGAACTGTTTCCGGGTACCATAATAGATTGCCAGTATAAAAATAACAACTTTTATTTTTATTGCGATAATAATGTAATTCTGCACATTAAAGCAATAACCGATAAAGTAATCCGGTTTCGATATGCGGTAGATGGTGATTTCGAAAAAGATTTTTCGTATGCTGTAGCGGAAACGTACCAACCAGAAAAACCAACTCTGGAATTTAAAGAAAAGACAGATCATTATCGCATTACCACTAACCGGATTATAATTACTATTTGGAAAGAAAATTTATCCGTCAGAATTCTGGATAAATCCGGTACAGTTCTTATCGAAGACGAAAGAGGTTTTCATTGGGAATACAACCGGGAAACCGGTAACAACATTGTTAAAATATCGAAAAAAGTACAAAGCGGGGAGCACTATTACGGCTTAGGCGACAAATCCAGTAACATGAATTTGCGGGGACGCCGGGTAGAAAACTGGGGCAGCGATACCTACGGTTATGGCAAAAACACCGATCCCCTATATAAAAATATTCCTTTCTACATTGGCCTGCACCAGAAAATAGCTTACGGTATGTTTTTCGATAACAGTTTCCGAAGCTTTTTTGATTTTGCCGCAGAACGAAGCAATGTAACCAGTTATTGGGCACATGGTGGAGAACTAAACTATTACTTTATTTACGGCCCCAAACTGGTAGAAGTAACTGAGCAGTATACCTGCTTAACGGGCAAACCAGAATTACCGCCCTTGTGGGTATTAGGGTATCACCAATGTAAGTGGAGCTATTATCCTGAAGAAAAAGTAAAAGAAATTGCCGCTGGCTTCCGTGACCGGCAGATTCCTTGTGATGCCCTTTATCTGGATATTGATTATATGGAAGGTTTTCGGTGCTTTACCTGGAGCAAAGAATATTTTCCGAACCCCAAACGCATGTTGCAGGAATTAGCCCAGGAAGGGTTTAAAACTGTAGTTATTATTGATCCGGGAATTAAAATTGATAAAGATTATTGGGTGTACCAGGAAGGGATTGAAAACGATTATTTCTGCCATCGGGCAGACGGCCCTTTAATGAAGGGCTCGGTGTGGCCGGGCTTATGTAATTTCCCGGATTTTACCCGCCCCGATGTACGGGAATGGTGGGCAGACTTGTTCAAAGGCTTATTAGAAGTTGGGGTAAAAGGTGTTTGGAATGATATGAATGAACCTGCCGTATTTGAACAAGGCACTTTCCCCGACGATGTACGGTTTGACTATGATGGGCACCCGTGCAGTCATAAAAAAGCGCATAACATTTATGGTATGCAAATGGCCCGGGCTACTTACATGGGGGTTAAGAAATATGCTTACCCTAACCGCCCGTTTACCATTACCCGTTCGGGCTATTCCGGAGTACAACGTTTTGCTTCAACCTGGACCGGAGATAACATAGCCAGTTGGGAACATATGTGGCTGGCCAACATTCAGTGCCAACGCCTGAGCATTTCGGGATACTCGTTTGCCGGTTCAGACATTGGCGGATTTATTGAAACTCCCTCCGGCGAACTTTACATAAGATGGTTGGCTTTAGGCGTATTCCACCCCTTTTGCCGCACACATTCTTCCGGAGATCATGGGGATCAGGAACCTTGGTCGTTTGGCGAAGAAAACACGGCCTTAGCAAAGAAATTTATTCAATTGCGCTACCAGTTTATGCCATATATGTATACTACCTTCTGGCAGTATGTAACAAAAGGCACCCCAATGCTAAAGCCATTGGTTTACCTGGATCAGTATGATTCAGAAACGTACCTGCGCATGGCGGAATTTGGATTAGGCGACAATTTACTTGTATGCCCCATTACCCAGCCCGAAGCGGATGGTCGTTGGTTGTACTTGCCGCGGGGCAATTGGTATTATTACTGGACCGATGAATTGGTAGCAGGTGGTAAAGAAATTTGGGCTAACGCTGGTCTGGATCGTATTCCTTTATACGTGCAAGCCGGTGCCGTTATCCCGATGTTCCCGGTACTGCAATACGTAGGCGAAAAAGAAATTGAAGAACTAACTTTACATGTATACCATAAAAACGGTGCGCACGAAAGTACCCTTTTTGAAGATGCCGGCGAAGGCTACGGCTATGAAACGGGAAACTGTATGGTAAAAAAATTCGCTACAATTGGCACTAGTTCCAGTTTGAGCCTGCAGCAAACCACCACCGGAACGTTCCTGGCTACTTACCAAACCTATAAAATAATAGTACATGGTTTACCTTTCGAAATAACGTCGGTTGAACTGGATGATCAGAGTATAGAAATTAGCCAAATAATAAAAGAGGAAGATTCAAACATTCAGATTATTTATACCAATGCTGATTTTAGAACATTAACTTTAAAATAG
- the fbaA gene encoding class II fructose-bisphosphate aldolase produces MSDVMTKFKPGVLFGDDVQALFDYANKNNFALPAVNVIGTNSVNAVLETAKLVNSPVIIQFSHGGAQFFAGKGLSNDAQKSAIAGAVSGAQHVHLMAEAYGVPVILHTDHAAKKLLPWIDGLLDAGEKFFAQHGKPLYSSHMLDLSEEDIQENIETCARYFERMNKMGMTVEIELGVTGGEEDGVDNSDIDSSHLYTQPEHVAYAYETLKAISNHFTIAAAFGNVHGVYKPGNVELRPEILRNSQEHIQEKFGTGPNPVNFVFHGGSGSEKEKITQAIEYGAVKMNIDTDMQWAFWDGIKNYYEKKKDYLQGQIGNPEGEDSPNKKFYDPRVWLRSGEQTFIDRLKEAFADLNALNRN; encoded by the coding sequence ATGAGTGATGTAATGACTAAATTTAAACCCGGCGTTTTGTTTGGCGACGATGTACAAGCCTTATTTGATTACGCCAATAAAAATAATTTTGCTTTACCTGCGGTGAATGTTATTGGTACCAATTCGGTAAACGCAGTTTTAGAAACAGCTAAATTAGTAAATTCACCTGTGATTATACAATTCTCACACGGTGGGGCTCAATTTTTTGCTGGTAAAGGTTTAAGTAACGATGCTCAAAAGTCGGCTATTGCCGGGGCAGTTTCCGGCGCGCAGCACGTTCATTTAATGGCCGAAGCCTACGGGGTTCCGGTTATTCTGCATACCGACCATGCCGCTAAAAAATTATTACCTTGGATTGATGGCTTGTTAGATGCCGGTGAAAAATTCTTTGCTCAGCATGGCAAACCTTTATACAGCTCCCACATGCTCGATTTATCTGAAGAAGATATTCAGGAAAATATTGAGACCTGTGCTCGTTATTTCGAAAGAATGAATAAAATGGGTATGACAGTTGAAATTGAATTAGGAGTAACTGGTGGTGAAGAAGATGGAGTAGATAACTCAGATATAGATAGTTCCCATTTATATACCCAGCCTGAGCACGTGGCTTATGCTTACGAAACTTTAAAGGCTATTAGTAATCATTTTACTATTGCAGCGGCCTTTGGTAACGTACATGGCGTTTACAAACCGGGTAACGTAGAGTTACGTCCTGAAATTCTGAGAAATTCGCAGGAACATATTCAGGAAAAATTTGGAACAGGTCCTAATCCGGTAAATTTTGTATTCCACGGTGGCTCTGGTTCAGAAAAAGAAAAAATTACCCAGGCTATTGAATACGGAGCGGTAAAAATGAACATTGATACGGATATGCAATGGGCATTTTGGGATGGAATAAAAAATTACTACGAAAAGAAAAAAGATTATCTTCAAGGGCAAATTGGTAACCCCGAAGGGGAGGATAGCCCGAACAAGAAATTTTATGATCCCCGCGTGTGGCTGCGTTCCGGCGAACAAACTTTTATTGATCGTTTAAAAGAAGCATTTGCCGATTTAAATGCCTTAAACCGTAATTAA